AGCAAGCAACGATTTTGAATAGATTTCTTCATTCGTTAAAATCTCGATTAATGAATAAAATCTCTTATAGGGGGTCTCCTCCATACGGTTGTAAGCTGAATTTTTGTACATTTGATCCAAGTGAATCCTGCTCGCGGCAAAGGTCCAATCAGGTGCTGACTCGTCCATTTCAGCCAGACACTCAAGTATTAATGCTTTGGATTGCTCTTCATCAGTCATTTGATTCAGCCCAAGCCCTGGAACTTTTTTTAGTATTCGTTCCACATCCAACTGGGGAAATTCTTTTTGAATGTCGATTAGCTTCTGCTCCCATTCTGTTTGCATAGATTGAACGCTCATGTATTCGTACTCCTTTTTATTCATAGGTGATTTCGGACATAAAAAAATCCGCTCACTTATTGAGCGGATGAAACCATAGAACGAGGCAAATTAACCGTACGAATACCTCATTCTATCGCTTCATCTTCTCAATCCCCGAAGAAGTTGAAACTTCAGCGAATAAAGACAGGTCTCCTGACTTACGCTCGATTCTACTATGGTCCTTCCCGTACCTGGGCACAGTGGATGATCCATTTCGCGAACGCTAACAGTTGCGGGGGCAGTTCCGGCTCTCTCCGGATTCCCTATTAAGCCTGATGGCATCTTTGATTCGCATATACTATATATAGTATTATTAAATAATTTTATTAGCTTATATTGTGTTTATATCATATCTAAGATAAAAGGAAAGTGCAAACGATTTGTTAGAAACCTCACTCTTTAAAACCTATATTTTTCCACACGGAAGCTTCCAGCACACCTTTTTCCCATGTCAAAAAATTTTCAAAACGTTACTTACTTAATTATAATAAAAGGTAATGAACATTCTATGGTGAACTATACAATAATAACGGAAATAGATAAACAGGGGGATTCGAAATATGGAACCGACATTTAATTGGCACCAGGAAGCCGCTAAACAATGGGATGAACGGGCAGAGTTTTGGAATCAACGTAGTCAGACGATGTGGGATGAGGGAAGTCGTAAAACGATTATTCCTTTTTTGAAAAATCACCTTCCCCCGGGTAATTCTGTTGCTGACCTGGGGTGTGGAGATGGATATGGCTCATATAAATTGTATAAGGAAGGCTACGAGGTCACGGGAGTAGATCTTTCTAAAGATATGATTGAACGAGCAGTGAAACGATTACAAACAGAAGGACTAGCCTTTACTCAGGGAGATTTGACAAAGCTTCCTTTCGCTTCAGAAAGCTTTGATGGCATAATGGCCGTGAACTCTCTTGAGTGGATAGAAGTGCCTCATCAGGGACTTGAGGAAATGAAGAGGATCTTACGTCCGGGAGGCAAGCTTTGTATTGGAATACTGGGACCAACGGCCATGCCGAGGATAAATAGCTATCGAAGAGTTTATGGTGAAAAGGTGATTTGCAACACGATGATGCCATGGGAACTTGCTAAACTGGCTGAAGAAACTGGGTGGAAATATACGGAAGGTCAAGGGGTGTATAAACGCGGGGTTGATGAGAATCAAATCGCACATCTGGACGAAGATTTAAAGCAATCCCTTACATTTATGTGGATATTCATCTTTGAAAAGCAAAATTAAATCAGCACAAAAACAAAACTTCGGACTAGCCTCTGATCATGTAATAAAATACAATAAAAAGCCCGTGATTCTGTTTCGTTCGCTGAACATAATCGCGGACTTAGTTTGATGGGCTGGTATTACGACAAAAAAAGCGATTGAAAATTTGGTTAGAAGGAGTATGATAAGGTTCAGTGATTCATATAGTGATTCAATGAGGAGGGATTGCGGTGGCCTGGGTCCATGCAGTGTTTTCTGTTCGGTATTTATTTATCGGTTTCTTTTCATTGACGGCGTTAAGCTTGATTACCTTCCAATCCGTAGCAATATTTCAAGCATTTCTAGATTTTTTTGAAGTCTTTCATCGGAAATAAAGAAAAGAGACCGGCTTTCTCAGGCTGGTCTTTTTTTCTATTCGATTGAATGTTCCCAAAGAAACTCCCCAAGCACGCGATCTACTTCGGGATGCTCGTGCAAACCGGAATGGGTGGCGGATTGACCAAATACAATTTCTTCTCTGTAACTGCCAAAAGGCACAATGGATTTCATCCCTTTTACACTTGAAGCATGGACAAGCCCGTCCCAATGGTCGCTATCCTCTTCTGAGGAATTAATAACACCTGCTATTACAAGGGTATCTACACCTTTAGGGAAGAATTCCCTTCTAAGGATCATAGATTTCAAAGCGTCAGATTCCGGTTTTAGATCGTTAGCGGCCGGACTTGAATGCACTTCAAAGTAACCTTCTTTTTTAATTCCTTTATAGGGGCTGGCAATAACCGCTAATTTTTGAACAACAGGATATTGACCGTCCTGATAATGAAGCAGAAAGTTGGTGGCTGCAAGCCCCCCCATGGAATGGCCCACTAGATTAATCTGCTGAATACCATGCCGCTTTTTTAATCGGTGAATGACTTCTTGGAGCCATACAGTTTGTTGCTTTAAGCTGGCACGATCATTCTCAAAAAGAACCTGGATGAATGGTTCCATGTTAGGCGGAAGGCTTCCTCTTAAGGTTACGTGTCCTTGTCGGGATACATAAGCTACCATCCGCTTGGAACCCACATTTTGCTGCTCTAGACGATTCATCATCGTATTGAAGGTTCCTGGGCCTCCTTTAAAACCGTGTATGAAAACGGTAGGGGTAATTTCTCCGTTTTTTTCTGAACTTGTCGGTTTAGAATTCGTTAAAAATATAAAAATCCCTAGAAGAAGGGAAGAAAGAAGAATGAGGGTGAATTTCTTTTTATTACTGAAGACATTCATGAACATTAAGTTTCCTCCTGAAAATTACTATCGCTGAAATATAATAAAAAAATCATTTAGAGTCAACTATAAAAACAGCTTAACTTTAGCATACCCACTGCAGAGAAAGGGGAAACAACACCAAATTCTCCATTCCAAGCGTTTTATGGGTCAGCAGCTAAATAACCTACCGAGATGTTTATATTTAACAACAGGAGGGGAAAACTGGAATTATAATCAGCTAGATGAAAGGAGAATACCATTGAATCAAGAAGAACTAAAGAAGAAAATTTATAACGTTATGGATCAGCATAAAGTAGGAACACTAGCTACAGTAAAGGATAAAAAACCTCATGCCCGTTACATGACATTTTCAAATGATGAAGATTTCTCATTCTTCACACCCACAGATCGCGATACTCATAAAGCGGAGGAAATTGAGGAAAACCCTCATGTTCATATCTTATTAGGCTATGAAGGTGAAGGTTACGGAGATACGTATTTAGAAGTACAAGGTCAGGCTAAGATTCGTGATGATCAGAAGATGAAAGACTGGTTATGGAGCGAACAAATGGAGCGCTGGTTCTCAGGAAAAGGAGATCCGGATTACATCGTTCTTGAGATTATGCCCGAGTCAATCCGCCTAATGAATGCAGACGGAGATACTCCTGAATCACTGGATTTATAATAAGCCGACTGATATAAAAAGCATTTGAGATTGGTATCTCAAATGCTTTTTTCTATTTCGATACGTTGTTAATTAACGAGTTATTAAAGTAAAGGGCCGGTTACTGTAAGACTCGGTTTCGAGATATTGTGTGGAGAAAGGGGCTCCAGGGAACGGCTCGCTTTCCGCGGGCATGTGCTGAGCTTCCTCGGGCTTAACAGCCCTGCGGGATCTCACCGATCATGTTCATCCCGCAGGAGTCTTCACCGTTCCCTTCCGCCCCTTTGCGTTCATGAGAAGCTCAAAATCTTTTATGTAAATGCCTTCATATAAGGAAGCGTAACCTCTACGTGCTCAACACTAAATAACGAGTCTGTACAGGGGATAAACACGGTAGTAGAAGCAGGTGAGACGCGTTAAGGTTCCCACTTTTTATACTAGCAGGGTCCGTTCACAAAATTATAGTTGGGTTGGAGGGGAAATAGCGAGACTCCTGTGGGAGAAGGATCTAGGTGAGACCCCACAAGGAGTGAAAACGACTGAGGAGGCTCAGCAGTTCCCCCACAGGAAAGCGAGTTATTTCCCCTCCAACCCTCATGCACCTACTGTAACGGCCCCATTTATCTCGAAACTGAGTCTTCAACAAAAGGGAGCTTTTCTTTAACTATCAACATTTAGAATCAGGATGAATCTGGAATAGAGCAGGATTCATCTTCGTATTCGATTTCAATGGTTACATGCTCAAGAGATATCGTATGAAGAATCTGTTTAATCCTTTCTTTCACATCACAGATTTCCTCTTTCGTTGCATCTTCCGGCACAACTACATGAGTGGAGAAGGCGTGGTTCTCACCGTCCATGGACCACAAGTGAGTGTGGTGTGTAGAGTTAATGTTCGGCACGTCATTAATCTTTTGAACGATATCTTCAAGGCTGATACTCTCCGGCACGCCTTCCAAAAAAAGCCGCATTGTTTTAATGAAATTCTTAATCACGTTGTATAAAATAAATACTGTAATGGCAATGGAAGCAATAGGATCCAGAATAGGAAGATCCGTAAAAGACATAACGATACTAACAACTAAAACCGCTG
The Halobacillus halophilus DSM 2266 DNA segment above includes these coding regions:
- a CDS encoding class I SAM-dependent methyltransferase: MEPTFNWHQEAAKQWDERAEFWNQRSQTMWDEGSRKTIIPFLKNHLPPGNSVADLGCGDGYGSYKLYKEGYEVTGVDLSKDMIERAVKRLQTEGLAFTQGDLTKLPFASESFDGIMAVNSLEWIEVPHQGLEEMKRILRPGGKLCIGILGPTAMPRINSYRRVYGEKVICNTMMPWELAKLAEETGWKYTEGQGVYKRGVDENQIAHLDEDLKQSLTFMWIFIFEKQN
- a CDS encoding alpha/beta fold hydrolase, yielding MFMNVFSNKKKFTLILLSSLLLGIFIFLTNSKPTSSEKNGEITPTVFIHGFKGGPGTFNTMMNRLEQQNVGSKRMVAYVSRQGHVTLRGSLPPNMEPFIQVLFENDRASLKQQTVWLQEVIHRLKKRHGIQQINLVGHSMGGLAATNFLLHYQDGQYPVVQKLAVIASPYKGIKKEGYFEVHSSPAANDLKPESDALKSMILRREFFPKGVDTLVIAGVINSSEEDSDHWDGLVHASSVKGMKSIVPFGSYREEIVFGQSATHSGLHEHPEVDRVLGEFLWEHSIE
- a CDS encoding pyridoxamine 5'-phosphate oxidase family protein, which gives rise to MNQEELKKKIYNVMDQHKVGTLATVKDKKPHARYMTFSNDEDFSFFTPTDRDTHKAEEIEENPHVHILLGYEGEGYGDTYLEVQGQAKIRDDQKMKDWLWSEQMERWFSGKGDPDYIVLEIMPESIRLMNADGDTPESLDL